The DNA window ATCAATATCTCTCCTTTGAGTTGTTTGTAATTTTTTTTACTTAACGTACTGCGCAGCGATTAGGTCCAATTTCCATTTCGCGCTGTATTTCTTCATCTGGTGTGATCTGACCCATGTTTGTTTTGCGAATATCTTCGTATGCATTTGGTTGCGGCGGCAAGTTTTTTGTCACCATGTCACGGAATTCTTGCTCATCCGAAATGTTCAACCCGTGGTTTTCTTTAAACAAATCACCTAATTTTTTAGCCACGCTACCGTCTTCATTTAATTCATCAATAATCATGAAATGAGCGGGAAGAACAATAAGGTCATTTGCTAGATCCGGATAACGTGAATAAAGTGATTCTCTCAAATCGCCTACCCAGTCCTCAGCAAGACCTGCAAGATCCGGACGTCCGATTGAATCAATGAATAGAATATCTCCAGTCAACAAGTACTTGCTATCTACGATAAACGAAGTAGAGCCGATTGTGTGACCTGGTGAGTAAAGTGCTTCAATTTCAAGTTTCGAGTTGCCTATTGCCACTTCTAGACCGTTTTCTAAAGCCGCGTATTCAAATACGACTCCTTCTGCATCTTTTGACGGCAAGTAATATGTTGCACCTGTTGCTTCTGCAATTGCACGACCGCCAGAAATATGATCGGCGTGTAAGTGTGTATCAAATACGTGTTTGATTGTTGCGCCTTTTTCTTGCGCGAAGTCCAAGAAGATGGTTGCCATGCGAGTTGCATCGACTACAGCGGCTTCTCCTTCAGAGATTACCATATAAGACAGGCATCCCTTACCAAGACGTACAAATTGATATAATTCTCCGCCGTTGCTCAATTCACCGACTTTTACTGGTTCCAGATGCTCACTCCAGGCTTTCATACCACCTTCAAGATAAGCTGTTTGAACACCTTCTTCTGACAGCATTTCCGCTACCATAATAGAAGATCCTTCTTTTGCACAGACGACTAAAATATCTCTGTCTGTCGGCAATTCTGAAACCACTTCTTCGACGCCGTCCAATAAATCGAAATAAGGTATATTCAAATACTGGATATTGCCACCTTCAATTTTCCAATCTGCGAAGGCATCACCATTTCGTACATCTAAGATGAATAATGATTGGTTATTTACAACCTTTTTTGCTACTTCACTTGCTGTCATTGCTGTTACCGTCATACAAAATTACCTCCAGGGGTATATATTTGATTAAAATTTTTATACAGTCTTCCCTGTCCAGTCTCTCATGCCAGGTACTACGTTATAAAGTTTGTCAAAGCCTTTTTTAGCCATCAAATCTCCAGCAATTCCACTTCTGCGACCAGAATGACAAATGATAAAAATGGTCTCTTCTTTTTTCAACTCATCCATGCGTGTTTCCACTTCACCTAAGGCGATATGAACTGCACCTGGAATATGAGCTTCTTCAAATTCATCTTGTTCGCGAACATCTAAAATTGTTAGATTTTCATCTTTTTCAACTTTTTGAGCAAAATCAGATAATGCGATTTCAGGGATTGTAATAGTTTCTTCAGGAGATCCTGCACCATCTTTACGTAGGAAATGACGTAACACATCTCCTTCAGCTTCAGTGCCGATGTATTGATGTCCTGAGCTTTTTGCCCAAGCCTGGAAATCAGCTGTTGAGCCTTTGTCTGTTGCTTGAATTTCAAGTACTTTACCTGAATCCATATTTTTCATCGTTTTCTTTGCTTTTACGATTGGCATTGGACATGCCAATCCCTTTGCATCTAATGTTAAGTCAATTTGTACCATTAAATTTCCTCCTTGATATTCCGCCTGTTTTTCAGCAGCTTATTAGTTTGTTTCGCCATTCCAATTCAACATTCCGCCGTCCATATTCGTAACTTTATAGCCTTGGTTTTCAAGGAAACTAGTTGCTTGTCCACTGCGACCACCTGAACGACAAACCATAATATATTCTTGAGATTTATCAAGTTCACTTATGCGTGATTCCAATGATCCTAAAGGAATATTAATCGCGCTAGGAATTTTACCTGCTGCAACTTCGTCTGTTTCACGAACATCAATCAAATTGATGGATTGGTTACTTTCCAGTAATTCTTGAACTTCTTGAGTTGTCATAGTTTTCATGATAAATCTTCTCCTTTTATCTGCGGTAACTGCTCATTCCGCCTCTAATATTTGTAATTGCTGTAAAGCCGTTCTTTTTTAATATTTGGCTTGCTTTGCTACTACGCATGCCACTTTGACAGATGACTAATGTTTCTTTGTCTTTTGCTAGCTCATTCATGCGTTTCGGTAATTCATTCAATGGAATGTTTTTAAAGCCTTTAATATGATTTCCTTTGAATTCACCTGGCGTTCTTACATCGATATATTGCTTATCTTTCTTACCAAGTTGTGATTTCATTTCTTCTGTAGAAATCGATTGAACTCCTTTTGTAGGTGTAGTAAATCGATAAACCAACCAAAGAACAGCTGCTCCAACTATGAGCCATGTAATCCATTCCATATTTCATCTTCCCTTCTTCTTTAAATTTAATTAAATGAATAGGTTAACGTGGCCATCTTCCGCATCACCAAGGTAAGCTGCAACTCCTGCATACTCAATTCCGTCCAATAGTTCTTCTTGTTGCAAACCAAGGAGATCCATTGTCATTGTACAAGCAATCATTTTTACATCTTGCTCTTCTGCCATTTCGATTAATTGTGGCAATGATAATGCATTATGCTTTTTCATTACTTGTTTGATCATTTTAGGACCCATTCCACCAAACTGCATATTTGATAAACCAAGTTTATCTGCGCCTCTTGGCATCATTTTCCCAAACATTGCTTCTAAGCGACCTTTTTTCAAAGCAGGTGGATTTTCTTTTCGTAATGCATTTAATCCCCAGAAAGTATGGAAGATTGTTACTTCGTGATCGTATGCCGCAGCACCGTTAGCAATAATGTAAGCTGCCATTGCCTTATCATAGTCACCGCTGAATAATACGATCGTTGTTTTCTTTTGCTCTTGTGCCATTGTATTGCCTCCATTTAAATTACCCGTAGGGGTATTTATTTTCTCCAAAAAAAATAACGTTTTATAGTGGCGCCGCACTTTCTTGATACCCTACAGGGTATGTTAAAGCATATATTTTTATAAGTCAACCCTAATATTCATTATCGGCTTTTAACTAGTAAATCTACAGCTTCTTTGACCATACTTTCAGTGCTCTCGCCTTTTTCGATGCTTTCGCGAACACAAGTTTCAAGATTGTCGCTAACAATAACACCAATAGCACGATCTACTGCGCTTCTTACTGCTGAAAGTTGCATAACGACGTCTCTGCATTCTCCTTCGCTCTCAACCATTTTAATAACACCGCGTAACTGGCCTTCTATTCTTTTCAATCGATTTTCAACAAGTTTATCGTATTTCATATCAATGATGCCTCCTATTAATAAAATAAAGGATATCTTACTTACCCCTCATTTTATACCCCTTAGGGTATGTAGTCAACACATTAGATTATGATTGAAAGTCCCTTTGAAATAAAGACCAGCCCGCGTTTACATATTTATATCTTTTTATGCAGATTGATCAATACATTTGATTAAGCGTTGCTCGATGTCTTCAGCGATCGATTTAATGTTTTGATCTTCTACCATGCCAATCAAAGCAGTCGGCTTCGGCATTCCAATTTTTACTCCGTCGCTTTCTTTATAAACAACGATCTTACATGGAAGGAAATAGCCAATCATCAAGTT is part of the Planococcus sp. PAMC 21323 genome and encodes:
- a CDS encoding rhodanese-like domain-containing protein; its protein translation is MEWITWLIVGAAVLWLVYRFTTPTKGVQSISTEEMKSQLGKKDKQYIDVRTPGEFKGNHIKGFKNIPLNELPKRMNELAKDKETLVICQSGMRSSKASQILKKNGFTAITNIRGGMSSYRR
- a CDS encoding DsrE/DsrF/DrsH-like family protein, whose product is MAQEQKKTTIVLFSGDYDKAMAAYIIANGAAAYDHEVTIFHTFWGLNALRKENPPALKKGRLEAMFGKMMPRGADKLGLSNMQFGGMGPKMIKQVMKKHNALSLPQLIEMAEEQDVKMIACTMTMDLLGLQQEELLDGIEYAGVAAYLGDAEDGHVNLFI
- a CDS encoding metal-sensitive transcriptional regulator; the encoded protein is MKYDKLVENRLKRIEGQLRGVIKMVESEGECRDVVMQLSAVRSAVDRAIGVIVSDNLETCVRESIEKGESTESMVKEAVDLLVKSR
- a CDS encoding rhodanese-like domain-containing protein; the protein is MKTMTTQEVQELLESNQSINLIDVRETDEVAAGKIPSAINIPLGSLESRISELDKSQEYIMVCRSGGRSGQATSFLENQGYKVTNMDGGMLNWNGETN
- a CDS encoding MBL fold metallo-hydrolase, with amino-acid sequence MTVTAMTASEVAKKVVNNQSLFILDVRNGDAFADWKIEGGNIQYLNIPYFDLLDGVEEVVSELPTDRDILVVCAKEGSSIMVAEMLSEEGVQTAYLEGGMKAWSEHLEPVKVGELSNGGELYQFVRLGKGCLSYMVISEGEAAVVDATRMATIFLDFAQEKGATIKHVFDTHLHADHISGGRAIAEATGATYYLPSKDAEGVVFEYAALENGLEVAIGNSKLEIEALYSPGHTIGSTSFIVDSKYLLTGDILFIDSIGRPDLAGLAEDWVGDLRESLYSRYPDLANDLIVLPAHFMIIDELNEDGSVAKKLGDLFKENHGLNISDEQEFRDMVTKNLPPQPNAYEDIRKTNMGQITPDEEIQREMEIGPNRCAVR
- a CDS encoding sulfurtransferase TusA family protein produces the protein MVQIDLTLDAKGLACPMPIVKAKKTMKNMDSGKVLEIQATDKGSTADFQAWAKSSGHQYIGTEAEGDVLRHFLRKDGAGSPEETITIPEIALSDFAQKVEKDENLTILDVREQDEFEEAHIPGAVHIALGEVETRMDELKKEETIFIICHSGRRSGIAGDLMAKKGFDKLYNVVPGMRDWTGKTV